The following are encoded together in the Brassica napus cultivar Da-Ae chromosome A9, Da-Ae, whole genome shotgun sequence genome:
- the LOC106396386 gene encoding xyloglucan glycosyltransferase 4-like — MAPNSVAVTMEKPDNFSLLEINGSDPSSFPDNKRKSISPKQFSWFLLLKAHRVVSALSWLLASVKNRIAFSSKNVNEEEDPKSRGKQMYRFIKACLVISIVALSIEIVAYYKNWNLDLINRRPSWEVFGLVEWSYMAWLSFRSDYIAPIVITLSKFCTVLFLIQSLDRLVLCLGCFWIKLKKIQPKLKDEELDLEDASNFPMVLIQIPMCNEREVYEQSIGAAAQLDWPKDRILIQVLDDSDDPNLQLLIKEEVSAWAEKGVNIIYRHRLIRTGYKAGNLKSAMTCDYVKDYEFVTIFDADFTPSPDFLKKTVPHFKGNPELGLVQARWSFVNKDENLLTRLQNINLCFHFEVEQQVNGVFLNFFGFNGTAGVWRIKALEESGGWLERTTVEDMDIAVRAHLNGWKFIYLNDVEVTCELPESYEAYKKQQHRWHSGPMQLFRLCLPSIIKSKISAGKKANLIFLFFLLRKLILPFYSFTLFCIILPLTMFIPEAELPLWIICYVPIFISLLNILPSPKSFPFLIPYLLFENTMSITKFNAMISGLFQLGSAYEWVVTKKTGRSSESDLLAFAEKEEKLHRRNSESGLELLSKLKEQEMNLAEQETPKKTLGGLVRPKNKIKKRNMVFKKELALAFLLLTAAARSFLSAHGLHFYFLLFQGLSFLVVGLDLIGEQIN, encoded by the exons ATGGCTCCAAACTCAGTGGCAGTGACAATGGAGAAGCCAGACAACTTCTCCTTACTAGAGATCAACGGCTCAGATCCATCCTCATTCCCTGACAACAAAAGAAAATCCATCAGCCCAAAACAGTTCTCATGGttcctcctcctcaaagctcACAGAGTCGTCTCCGCTCTCTCATGGCTCTTGGCTTCGGTCAAGAACCGAATCGCTTTCTCCTCGAAGAAcgtaaacgaagaagaagatcccAAGAGCAGAGGCAAACAAATGTACAGATTCATCAAAGCCTGTCTCGTCATCTCCATAGTCGCCTTGTCGATAGAAATCGTGGCTTATTACAAGAACTGGAATCTTGATCTCATAAACCGACGACCGTCTTGGGAAGTTTTCGGGCTTGTGGAGTGGTCTTACATGGCTTGGCTCTCGTTTCGATCCGATTACATCGCTCCCATTGTCATCACTCTCTCCAAATTCTGCACTGTCCTCTTCTTGATCCAGAGTCTTGATCGGTTAGTCCTCTGTCTCGGCTGCTTCTGGATCAAACTCAAAAAGATCCAACCCAAGCTCAAAGACGAAGAACTCGATTTAGAAGACGCTTCTAACTTCCCAATGGTCCTCATTCAGATCCCAATGTGCAATGAAAGAGAG GTGTATGAACAATCAATAGGAGCAGCTGCACAGCTTGACTGGCCAAAGGACAGGATCTTGATTCAAGTTCTTGACGATTCTGACGATCCAAACTTACAGCTTCTGATCAAGGAAGAGGTATCAGCTTGGGCAGAGAAAGGTGTAAACATTATCTACAGGCACAGGTTGATCAGAACTGGTTACAAAGCTGGGAATCTCAAGTCTGCAATGACATGTGATTACGTTAAAGATTACGAGTTCGTTACCATATTCGACGCAGATTTCACGCCAAGTCCTGATTTTCTCAAGAAGACAGTTCCTCATTTCAAG GGAAATCCAGAGCTAGGACTAGTCCAAGCAAGGTGGTCCTTTGTGAACAAAGACGAGAATCTCCTCACGAGGCTACAGAACATAAACCTATGTTTCCACTTCGAAGTAGAGCAGCAAGTGAACGGAGTGTTTCTCAACTTCTTTGGTTTCAACGGAACCGCAGGAGTCTGGAGGATCAAAGCATTGGAAGAATCAGGCGGGTGGCTCGAGAGAACGACAGTCGAAGACATGGACATCGCGGTCAGAGCGCATCTCAATGGTTGGAAATTTATTTACCTCAATGACGTTGAAGTCACTTGCGAGTTGCCTGAGTCTTATGAGGCTTACAAGAAGCAGCAACATCGTTGGCATTCTGGTCCTATGCAACTTTTCCGGTTATGCCTTCCTTCAATCATAAAATCTAAg aTATCGGCAGGGAAAAAGGCAAATCtgatcttcctcttctttcttctaAGGAAGCTTATTCTTCCATTTTACTCATTCACACTCTTCTGCATCATACTTCCATTAACAATGTTCATACCTGAAGCTGAGCTTCCTTTGTGGATCATCTGTTATGTTCCTATATTCATTTCCCTTCTCAACATTCTCCCCTCACCTAAATCTTTCCCTTTCTTAATCCCTTACCTCCTTTTCGAGAACACAATGTCCATAACCAAGTTCAACGCCATGATCTCCGGATTGTTCCAGCTTGGATCGGCTTACGAGTGGGTTGTGACCAAAAAGACTGGAAGATCATCTGAATCTGACTTGCTAGCGTTTGctgaaaaagaagagaagttgCATAGGAGAAACTCGGAGTCCGGTTTGGAGCTTCTGAGCAAACTCAAGGAGCAAGAGATGAATCTTGCTGAGCAAGAAACCCCTAAGAAGACCCTTGGTGGGCTGGTGAGGCCGAAGAACAAGATCAAGAAGAGGAACATGGTGTTCAAGAAAGAGCTTGCGCTAGCGTTCTTGCTTCTAACCGCAGCTGCAAGGAGCTTTCTATCGGCACATGGTCTTCACTTCTACTTCTTGCTGTTTCAGGGGTTGTCTTTCTTGGTTGTAGGGTTGGATTTGATCGGAGAACAGATCAACTAG
- the LOC106396285 gene encoding gibberellin-regulated protein 14-like encodes MSSSNSLLLFFSVLFTLIFSLVPVNSDIEVERPPQPLHPVAPVGKLSAPPQPAPTVKPPSPPTTPLPPPVMPKDCPKLCDVRCGSHWRPKVCIRACRTCCLRCKCVPPGTYGNREKCGRCYTNMTTHGGRPKCP; translated from the exons ATGTCTAGCTCAAACTCCCTTCTCTTATTCTTCTCCGTCTTGTTCACGTTAATCTTCTCACTCGTACCT GTCAATTCTGATATTGAGGTGGAGAGACCACCTCAACCGCTCCACCCGGTAGCTCCTGTGGGCAAACTGTCAGCACCTCCTCAGCCGGCACCAACGGTTAAACCGCCTTCACCTCCAACTACACCGCTTCCACCACCAGTTATGCCAAAAG ATTGCCCTAAATTGTGTGATGTTAGATGTGGTTCGCATTGGAGACCGAAGGTATGTATTAGAGCATGCAGAACATGTTGTCTCAGGTGCAAATGTGTACCACCCGGCACGTATGGAAACAGAGAGAAGTGTGGCAGATGTTACACAAATATGACTACTCATGGTGGTCGACCTAAGTGTCCTTGA
- the LOC106394720 gene encoding CLAVATA3/ESR (CLE)-related protein 25: protein MGGSGIRALVRSVVSLVIIVFLLVSILANSAPSVPSTENVKPLRFSGKDANLFHVSKRKVPNGPDPIHNRKAKTSRRPTRV, encoded by the exons ATGGGTGGAAGTGGCATTAGAGCTTTGGTTAGATCTGTTGTGTCTCTAGTTATCATTGTGTTTCTTCTTGTCAGTATCTTAGCAAACTCTGCACCAAGTGTTCCATCAACAGAAAACGTCAAGCCTTTGCGGTTTAGTGGTAAGGATGCGAATCTGTTTCATGTGAGCAAGCGAAAAGTTCCAAATGGACCGGATCCTATCCACAACAG GAAAGCAAAAACTTCGAGACGGCCAACACGAGTATGA
- the LOC106396283 gene encoding probable galacturonosyltransferase-like 10: MMSGSRLIIFAIISATFFTVGSIRLLPEDASSDFIEAPAYINGPKCSVLPQNRLLLACDPSAVHIAMTLDPAYLRGTVSAVHSILKHTSCPQNIFFHFIASGSSHVKTLSSVFPSLSFKVYTFDETLVKSLISSSIRQALDNPLNYARSYLSEILSSCVHRVIYLDSDVIVVDDIKKLWKTSLTGSRTIGAPEYCHANFTKYFSDSFWSDPNLSRVFDSKTPCYFNTGVMVIDLVRWREGDYTRKIENWMRIQKEERIYELGSLPPFLLVFSGEIEAIDHQWNQHGLGGDNVVSSCRSLHPGPVSLIHWSGKGKPWVRLDDGKPCPVDYLWAPYDLHKSQRQYLQYNQELEIL; encoded by the coding sequence ATGATGTCTGGTTCTAGATTAATAATCTTCGCAATAATCTCCGCAACCTTCTTCACCGTTGGATCAATCCGATTACTCCCAGAAGATGCATCTTCAGACTTCATAGAGGCTCCAGCGTACATAAACGGACCCAAATGCTCTGTTTTACCCCAAAACAGACTCCTCTTAGCTTGTGATCCTTCAGCTGTTCACATAGCTATGACGCTTGACCCAGCTTACTTGCGTGGCACGGTTTCCGCAGTCCACTCCATCCTCAAACACACCTCTTGCCCTCAAAACATCTTCTTCCACTTCATTGCTTCAGGGTCAAGCCACGTGAAGACTCTCTCCTCTGTTTTTCCTTCTCTGAGTTTCAAAGTCTACACCTTCGATGAAACCCTTGTGAAGAgtctcatctcttcttccataAGACAAGCTCTCGATAACCCCTTGAACTACGCGAGAAGCTACCTGTCAGAGATTCTTTCATCGTGCGTTCACCGAGTGATTTACCTAGACTCAGATGTGATCGTGGTCGACGATATCAAGAAGCTATGGAAGACTTCTTTAACCGGTTCAAGAACCATCGGTGCGCCAGAGTATTGCCACGCAAACTTCACCAAGTACTTCTCAGATAGTTTCTGGTCAGATCCTAACCTCTCTCGAGTCTTTGACTCCAAGACCCCTTGCTACTTCAACACAGGAGTGATGGTGATCGATCTTGTGAGGTGGAGAGAAGGAGACTACACGAGAAAGATCGAAAACTGGATGAGGATTCAGAAAGAAGAGAGGATCTATGAGTTGGGTTCTTTGCCGCCGTTTCTTTTGGTATTTTCCGGTGAGATTGAAGCAATTGATCACCAGTGGAACCAGCATGGTCTAGGTGGAGACAACGTTGTGAGTAGTTGCAGATCTTTGCATCCTGGTCCGGTGAGTTTGATACATTGGAGTGGGAAAGGGAAGCCATGGGTAAGGCTTGATGATGGTAAGCCTTGTCCTGTTGATTATCTTTGGGCTCCTTATGATCTACACAAGTCACAAAGACAGTATCTTCAATACAATCAAGAGTTAGAGATTCTTtga
- the LOC106396284 gene encoding peroxidase 31-like, whose product MGEQSPLKPLSSLFLLLLLTLLTTTVESRLTTDFYSKSCPRFLDIVRDTISDKQITHPTTAAAVIRLFFHDCFPNGCDASILVSSTAFNVAERDSSINLSLPGDGFDVIVRAKTALELACPQTVSCSDIISVATRDLLVTVGGPYYPVHLGRRDSRTSKASLLADLLPLPSSPMAKTIRQFESRGFTVQEMVALSGAHSIGFSHCKEFVGLVGRNSTGYNPRFAQALKKACSSYPKDPTISVFNDIMTPNKFDNMYFQNIPKGLGLLESDHGLYSDPRTRPFVDLYARDQDRFFKDFAKAMQKLSLYGVKTGRRGEIRRRCDAIN is encoded by the coding sequence ATGGGGGAACAGTCGCCACTCAAACCTCTCTCCtccctcttcctcctcctcctcctcactCTACTCACCACCACCGTCGAGTCTCGCCTGACCACCGACTTCTACTCAAAGTCCTGCCCAAGATTCCTCGACATAGTCCGCGACACAATCTCCGACAAACAGATCACGCACCCCACCACCGCCGCCGCCGTCATCCGCCTCTTCTTCCACGACTGTTTCCCCAACGGCTGCGACGCCTCCATCCTCGTCTCCTCCACCGCCTTCAACGTCGCCGAGCGCGACTCCTCCATCAACCTCTCCCTCCCCGGCGACGGCTTCGACGTCATCGTCAGAGCCAAAACCGCCCTCGAGCTCGCTTGCCCGCAAACCGTCTCCTGCTCCGACATCATCTCCGTCGCCACCCGCGACCTCCTCGTCACCGTCGGCGGTCCTTACTACCCCGTCCACCTCGGCCGCCGCGACTCTCGTACCTCCAAAGCCTCCCTCCTCGCCGACCTCCTCCCTCTCCCGTCGTCTCCCATGGCCAAGACCATTCGCCAGTTCGAGTCCAGAGGCTTCACCGTTCAAGAAATGGTCGCTCTCAGCGGAGCGCACTCCATCGGATTCTCGCATTGTAAAGAGTTCGTGGGCCTGGTGGGCCGGAACAGTACCGGGTATAACCCGAGATTCGCGCAAGCGTTGAAGAAGGCTTGCTCTAGCTACCCGAAAGATCCGACCATCTCTGTCTTTAACGACATCATGACTCCGAACAAGTTCGACAATATGTATTTCCAGAATATCCCCAAGGGTCTCGGGTTGCTCGAGTCGGATCACGGGTTGTACTCCGACCCGAGAACCCGGCCTTTTGTTGATCTTTACGCTAGGGATCAAGATCGGTTCTTTAAAGACTTCGCTAAAGCTATGCAAAAGTTGAGTCTTTACGGTGTTAAGACTGGTCGGCGGGGAGAGATCCGGCGAAGATGCGATGCCATTAactaa
- the LOC106395986 gene encoding ABC transporter B family member 22: MKSWVSLRSIFMHADGVDWMLMGLGLIGSVGDGFVTPIIFFITGLLLNDLGGSLNDGNFTKAVSKNAVALLYMASASWVVCFLEGYCWTRTGERQAAKMRERYLKAVLRQDVGYFDLHVTSTSDVITSVSSDSLVIQDVLSEKLPNFLMNASAFVASYIVAFIMLWRLTIVGFPFVVLLLIPGLMYGRALISISRKIREEYNEAGSIAEQAISLVRTVYAFGSETKLIAKFSLALQGSVKLGVRQGLVKGISIGSNGIIYAIWAFLTWYGSRMVMYHGAKGGTIFAVIICLTFGGTSLGRGLSNLKYFSEAVVAGERIMEVIERVPEIDSDNLEGQTLEKIKGEVEFKHVKFMYPSRLETPIFDDFCLRVPSGKTVALVGGSGSGKSTVLALLQRFYDPVAGEILLDGVSINKLQVNWLRLQMGLVSQEPALFATSIEENILFGKEDASTDEVVQAAKASNAHNFISQFPQGYKTQVGERGVQMSGGQKQRIAIARAIIKSPTILLLDEATSALDSESERVVQEALDNASLGRTTIVIAHRLSTIRDADVICVVHEGRIVEAGSHEALMENLDGKYTSLVRLQQMDNQESDGNVSVRVQGSQLSILSKDLTYGPKLSSESGSNMLTSSSIESNLPSSDPKGKKPPVPSFKRLMAMNRPEWKHALYGCLSAALFGAVQPTSAFVSGSMVSVYFLTSHDEIKEKTRIFVLFFVGLAVFSFLLNIIQHYSFAYMGEYLTKRIREKMLKKILTFEVNWFDEEENSSGAICSRLAKEANLVRSLVGERVSLLVQTIAAVAVACTVGLVIAWRLAIVMMAAQPVVVVCFYTQRILLKTISKKAIKAQDESSKLAAEAVSNIRTITSFSSQERILKLLKRIQEGPRKESVRQSWLAGTVLATSRSLITCTSVLNFWYGGRLITDGKIVAKQFFEIFTVFVSTGRVIADAGSMTTDLAKGSDAVGSVFAVLDRSTTIEPESPNGYVTEKIKGQISFVNVDFSYLTRPNVAIFKNLSIEIDQGKSTAIVGPSGSGKSTIIALIERFYDPLKGCVKIDGRDLKSYHLRSLRKHIALVSQEPALFAGTIRENIMYGGASENIDESEIIEAAKAANAHDFITSLTDGYDTNCGDRGVLLSGGQKQRIAIARAVLKNPSVLLLDEATSALDSQSERVVQDALERVMIGRTSVVIAHRLSTIQNCDVIAVLDKGKVVECGNHSKLLAKGPSGAYFSLVSLQRNLC; this comes from the exons ATGAAGAGTTGGGTAAGCTTAAGATCGATATTTATGCACGCAGACGGTGTGGATTGGATGTTGATGGGACTAGGTTTAATCGGATCCGTCGGTGATGGCTTCGTCACTcctattatatttttcatcacCGGCTTACTACTAAATGATCTCGGCGGTTCGCTCAATGATGGGAACTTCACGAAAGCCGTCTCCAAG AATGCTGTAGCTTTGCTATATATGGCTAGTGCATCATGGGTGGTATGCTTTCTTG AAGGATATTGCTGGACAAGAACAGGGGAGAGACAAGCAGCAAAAATGAGAGAGAGATACTTAAAAGCAGTGTTGAGACAAGATGTGGGTTACTTTGATCTTCATGTCACAAGCACTTCTGATGTTATTACAAGTGTTTCTAGTGACAGTCTTGTCATCCAAGACGTCCTCAGTGAAAAG TTACCGAACTTTTTGATGAATGCATCTGCTTTTGTCGCAAGCTACATAGTGGCTTTCATCATGCTATGGAGACTCACAATCGTTGGCTTCCCGTTCGTCGTTCTCCTCTTGATCCCTGGACTGATGTATGGACGTGCTCTCATCAGCATCTCGAGGAAAATACGTGAAGAGTACAATGAAGCTGGTTCTATAGCCGAGCAAGCCATCTCGCTGGTGCGAACCGTCTATGCATTTGGTAGTGAGACGAAGTTGATAGCTAAATTCTCACTTGCGCTTCAAGGCTCGGTGAAGCTAGGGGTGAGACAAGGGCTAGTTAAAGGTATCTCTATTGGGAGCAATGGTATTATTTACGCCATTTGGGCGTTCCTGACATGGTATGGAAGTCGGATGGTTATGTACCATGGTGCCAAAGGTGGTACCATCTTTGCAGTTATCATTTGCCTTACCTTTGGCGGCAC ATCACTTGGTCGAGGCTTGTCGAATCTCAAATACTTTTCAGAGGCGGTTGTAGCAGGGGAAAGGATCATGGAAGTGATAGAAAGAGTTCCAGAAATTGACTCAGACAACCTTGAAGGTCAAACTCTAGAGAAAATTAAAGGAGAAGTTGAATTTAAGCATGTGAAGTTCATGTACCCCTCTAGACTAGAAACTCCAATCTTTGATGACTTCTGTTTGAGAGTTCCGTCAGGAAAAACTGTGGCTCTGGTTGGTGGAAGTGGGTCAGGAAAATCAACCGTGTTGGCCCTATTGCAGAGGTTTTACGACCCGGTGGCAGGAGAGATTCTTCTTGATGGTGTGTCCATTAACAAGCTGCAAGTTAATTGGTTGAGATTGCAGATGGGTTTAGTCAGCCAAGAGCCGGCTCTCTTCGCCACATCAATAGAGGAGAACATCTTATTTGGTAAAGAGGATGCATCCACGGATGAGGTGGTGCAAGCTGCAAAAGCCTCAAATGCTCATAACTTCATCTCTCAATTCCCTCAAGGATACAAAACTCAG GTTGGGGAGAGAGGAGTGCAAATGTCAGGGGGACAGAAGCAGAGGATAGCAATTGCACGTGCCATAATCAAATCACCGACCATCCTCTTACTAGACGAGGCAACAAGTGCACTGGACTCAGAATCCGAAAGGGTAGTTCAAGAAGCCTTGGATAATGCCTCTCTTGGACGTACAACTATTGTTATTGCACACCGTCTCTCTACTATCCGTGATGCTGATGTTATCTGTGTAGTCCATGAAGGTCGCATTGTTGAAGCTGGTTCACACGAAGCGCTCATGGAGAACTTAGATGGTAAATATACTTCTCTAGTCCGCTTGCAACAGATGGATAATCAAGAATCTGATGGTAACGTCAGTGTAAGGGTGCAAGGAAGTCAGTTATCTATATTGAGCAAAGATTTGACGTACGGTCCAAAACTATCTAGTGAAAGCGGGTCTAACATGTTAACGAGTTCAAGCATTGAGTCGAATCTTCCTAGTTCAGATCCTAAGGGTAAGAAGCCGCCTGTGCCATCATTTAAGAGACTAATGGCAATGAATAGACCAGAATGGAAACATGCATTGTATGGTTGCTTAAGTGCAGCTTTATTTGGGGCCGTACAACCAACAAGTGCATTTGTTTCGGGGTCGATGGTGTCAGTGTATTTCCTAACGAGTCATGACGAGATCAAGGAGAAGACAAGGATCTTTGTCTTGTTCTTTGTTGGTCTAGCTGTCTTTTCTTTCTTGCTCAACATCATTCAACATTATAGTTTTGCTTACATGGGAGAGTACCTGACGAAACGTATCAGAGAGAAGATGCTCAAGAAGATTCTGACCTTTGAAGTCAACTGGttcgatgaagaagagaacTCTAGTGGTGCAATTTGCTCAAGACTTGCAAAAGAAGCTAACTTG GTGAGGTCATTGGTTGGTGAACGAGTTTCATTGTTGGTACAAACCATAGCAGCAGTAGCCGTAGCTTGCACAGTAGGTTTAGTCATCGCTTGGCGTCTAGCCATTGTCATGATGGCGGCGCAGCCAGTTGTTGTAGTCTGCTTCTACACGCAACGTATTCTCCTCAAAACCATATCCAAGAAAGCAATCAAAGCACAAGACGAGAGTAGCAAACTAGCAGCAGAAGCTGTCTCCAACATCAGAACCATCACATCTTTCTCATCACAAGAACGTATCTTGAAACTACTCAAAAGGATTCAAGAAGGTCCAAGAAAGGAAAGCGTTCGCCAATCATGGCTAGCTGGAACCGTCCTCGCAACTTCACGAAGCCTTATAACATGCACTTCGGTTTTGAACTTCTGGTATGGTGGTAGACTAATCACTGACGGCAAGATCGTGGCAAAACAGTTCTTTGAGATCTTTACGGTCTTTGTGAGTACTGGTCGGGTTATAGCAGACGCTGGGAGCATGACGACCGATCTAGCTAAAGGCTCGGATGCTGTTGGGTCTGTGTTCGCAGTCTTGGACCGTTCCACAACCATTGAGCCAGAGAGTCCAAACGGGTACGTAACGGAGAAAATAAAAGGACAGATAAGTTTTGTCAACGTTGACTTTTCTTATCTTACACGACCAAACGTGGCTATATTCAAGAACTTGTCTATTGAGATAGACCAAGGAAAGTCAACAGCTATTGTCGGTCCAAGTGGTTCAGGTAAGTCAACGATCATTGCCTTGATCGAACGGTTCTACGACCCTTTAAAGGGTTGTGTAAAAATCGACGGTCGTGATCTAAAGTCGTATCATTTGAGATCGTTACGTAAACACATAGCTTTGGTTAGCCAAGAGCCAGCTTTATTCGCTGGGACCATCAGAGAGAACATAATGTACGGTGGAGCGTCTGAGAATATCGACGAGTCGGAGATTATAGAGGCGGCGAAAGCAGCGAACGCTCATGATTTTATTACATCGCTAACCGACGGTTATGACACGAACTGTGGAGACAGAGGTGTACTGTTGTCGGGTGGGCAGAAACAGAGGATTGCTATAGCTCGTGCGGTTTTGAAGAACCCGTCTGTGCTGTTACTCGATGAAGCGACGAGCGCTTTGGATAGTCAGTCGGAGCGCGTGGTGCAAGACGCGCTTGAGCGAGTGATGATTGGGAGGACGAGTGTGGTGATCGCGCATAGGCTTAGCACGATACAAAACTGTGACGTCATCGCGGTTTTGGATAAAGGGAAAGTAGTTGAGTGTGGGAACCACTCGAAGTTGTTGGCAAAAGGTCCCTCGGGTGCTTACTTCTCATTGGTCAGTCTCCAAAGAAATCTTTGTTGA
- the LOC106390217 gene encoding DNA-directed RNA polymerases II, IV and V subunit 6A, which translates to MADDDYQDVDDLGYEDEPAEPEIEEGVEDDAEMKENDDVDGEPIEAEDKVEEEAVPRPRKTSKFMTKYERARILGTRALQISMNAPVMVELEGETDPLEIAMKELRQRKIPFTIRRYLPDGSFEEWGVDELIVEDSWKRQVGGD; encoded by the exons ATGGCGGACGACGATTACCAAGATGTCGACGATTTGGG GTATGAGGATGAGCCAGCAGAGCCGGAGATTGAA GAAGGAGTAGAGGATGATGCCGAGATGAAGGAAAATGATGATGTGGATGGTGAACCTATTGAGGCAGAGGATAAGGTGGAGGAGGAAGCTGTGCCACGTCCGCGTAAAACATCAAAGTTTATGACCAAGTATGAACGTGCTAGGATACTAGGCACTCGTGCTCTCCAGATAAG CATGAATGCACCTGTGATGGTGGAGCTGGAGGGTGAGACTGATCCACTCGAG ATAGCAATGAAGGAGCTTAGACAGCGTAAGATACCTTTCACAATCAGGCGTTACTTACCTGACGGGAG CTTTGAGGAGTGGGGAGTTGATGAACTCATTGTGGAAGATTCATGGAAACGTCAAGTTGGTGGTGATTAG